AGCACGCACAGGGTGCGCGCATCCACCAGCCAGACCGCCTCCTGCAGCCCTTCGAGCAGGGCCTGGTAGCGCGTCGCGACCGGGAAGGTGGAGGTACTGCCGATGGCGGCGGGCTTCACGCCGCCATCTCCCCGAGCGGCGCCGCGGCGCTTTCGAAGAAGTAGGCGACGCGGGTGCGCGGACTCAGATAGTCCAGCGAGGCGCGCGGCAGCAGGTTCGGCTTCAGGCTGCGGCGGATGCCCAGGTCGGGATGCTCTTCCAAGTTCAGGATCAGCGCCTCGTCGCGCGGCACCTTGGTGTCATGCACCATCACCTTGGGCTTGAGCGGGCGCGAGGAGTTGACCGCCACCACCAGCGCGTAGCGGTCGTCGGTCAGCTGCACCGCCGAGCCAGGCGGGTAGACACCCATCATGCGGATGAAGGCATTCAGCATGGTCGCGTCGAAGCGGTTGCGCCCCTGGGCGAACATCAGCGACAGGGCCTCGTGCGGCGTCATCGCCTTGGAGGCCAACAGCGGGTTGCACAGCCCGTCGAAACGGTTCACCAGCGCGACGATGCGCGAGGCCGCGCTCATCCGGTCCACATTGATGCGCTGCGGGAAACCGCTGCCATCGGCGTTCTCGTGGTGCTGGGCGATCACCAGCAGCGGCCCGGGCGCCAGGCCCATGCCCTGGGCCAGCGCCACGCCCTTCTGCACATGCTGCTGGTAGAGCTGGGTCTCGGCCATCGTGAAGCTGTCGTCGCGGTTGCGCACGCGCGCCGGCAGCTCGGTCTTGCCGATGTCGTGCAGCAGCGCACCGACGCCCAGGTCCATCATCTCGTCGCGCCCCAGGCCGAAGGCCCGGCCCAGCAGCAACGAGATGATCGAGACGTTCAGCGCATGGGCGGTGCTGCGGTCGCCCGCCCCCTCGTTGAGCAGGCGGATGTTGAGGTCACCCTCGATCAGCATCTTGTCCAGCAGCGCGGAGGTCAGCGCGATCGACTGGTCACGCGAATTCACCGGCTCGCGCGGCAGCAGGTCCATCAGCTCGCGGAAAGCGCTGGCGGCCTCGCCGTACTGGCGCTCGCACAGGGCCAGCGCCTCGCGCTGCGCGGCGAGCGCGCGCTTGTGGGCCTCGCGGGCCAGTTGCTCCGGCGTCAGCGCGGTCGGCACTTCGATCACCTCGGCCGCGGGGGCGCCCGGCAGCGGCGCGGCGTCCAGCTGCAGATCGCTGCGGCCCGGGCTCCAGCGCACCTGCTTCAGGCCGAGCCGCCGCAGCACCAGCAATTGATCCTCCGAACTCAGCTTGAAACTGCTGAGCGGAAAGGGATGCGACATCCAGCCCAGATCCAGGTGGATGAACATTCCCACCTTCAGCTGGCCCACATCGATCAAAGGATCTGCAGTTCTGTCCTTCATTGTTTTCCTACGCCCTTTTTTGAGGCGCCCTCGGCAGCAGCATCGGCACGATCGCTGCGTAACTTAAGTAAAACAGCCCTTGTAGAAATTTGCGCATTGATACAACTACTTTCATGTGCGAATTGTCACGGGATTGGCTTGACCGCCGATGAAGGTCGCCCGTAGCATGTTCTTTTTCAGAACTCAAGTTCTATATTTGAACAGTTCACTATGATCGACAAACAGCTCGACAGCCCCGCCGCCGCGCTGCGCGATGTGCCCGACGGTGCCACGGTGATGATCGGCGGCTTCGGCACCGCGGGCCTGCCGGACGAGCTGATCCGGGCCCTGCTGAACCAGGGTGCCCGCGAGCTGGTCGTGGTGAACAACAACGCCGGCAATGGCGACACCGGCCTGGCGGCCCTGCTGGCCGCCGGGCGGGTGCGTAAGATCATCTGCAGCTTTCCGCGCCAGGCCGATTCGCATCATTTCGATGCCTTATATAGAAGCGGCAGGATCGAGTTGGAGCTGGTGCCGCAGGGCAATCTGGCCGAGCGCATCCGCGCCGCCGGCGCCGGCATCGGCGCCTTCTTCACGCCGACCGGCTATGGCACCGCGTTGGCCGAGGGCAAGGAGACCCGCATCATCGACGGCCGCGGCCAGGTGCTGGAGTACCCAATCCATGCCGACTTCGCGCTGATCAAGGCCGAGTGCGGCGACCGCTGGGGCAATCTGAGCTACCGGATGACCGCCCGCAACTTCGGCCCCATCATGGCGATGGCCGCCAAGACCACGGTGGCCAGCGTGCACGAGCTGCTGCCGCTGGGCGGGCTGGACCCTGAGCAGATCGTCACGCCGGGCATCTTCGTGCAACGGCTGGTGAAGATCGAACGCCGAACCACCAGCGGCGGCGGTTTTTTCAGCAACAAGCCGGGAGCCTGACGATGAGCAGCACGACGACCCACGGCCGATGGACCCGCGAGCAGATGGCCGCGCGCGTCGCCCGGGACATTCCCGAGGGCGCGGTGGTCAACCTGGGCATCGGCCTGCCGACCCTGGTCGCGGCCCAGATCCCGGCCGGGCGCGAGGTGATCCTGCACAGCGAGAACGGCGTGCTGGGCATGGGCCCACCGCCGCCGGCCGGGCAGGAGGATTACGACCTGATCAATGCCGGCAAGCAGCCGGTGACCCTGCGCCCCGGCGCGGCCTTCTTCCACCATGCCGACAGCTTCGCGATGATGCGCGGCGGCCATCTGGACATCTGCGTGCTGGGCGCCTTCCAGGTCTCGGTGCGCGGCGATCTGGCCAACTGGCATACCGGCGCGCCCGACGCGATCCCCGCGGTCGGCGGTGCGATGGACCTGGCGATCGGCGCCAAGCAGACCTTCGTGATGATGGAGCTGCTGGGCAAGGACGGCAGCAGCAAGATCGTCGCCGACTGCAGCTATCCGCTGACCGCGCCGCGCTGCGTCGGCCGCATCTATACCGACCTCGCGGTGTTTGAGATCACCCCCGCCGGCCTGCGGGTGCTGGACCGGGTCGACGGCCTGGACCTGGCCGCCCTCGAACGCCTGACCGGCCAGTCGCTGCTGGCCGCCCACGACTGAATCAATTCCACAAACCATCACGGAGACCCTTCCATGAGCCAAGCCTTCATCTGCGACGCGCTGCGCACCCCCTTCGGCCGCTACGGCGGCGCCCTGTCCTCGGTGCGTGCCGACGACCTGGGCGCGATCCCGCTGCGCGCGCTGATGGCGCGCCATACCAAGGTCGACTGGGAGGCCGTCGACGACGTGCTGTACGGCTGCGCCAACCAGGCCGGCGAGGACAACCGCAACGTCGCCCGCATGGCCGCGCTGCTGGCCGGTCTGCCGATCGCGGTGCCGGGCGCGACGCTCAACCGCCTGTGCGGCTCGGGCATGGACGCGATCGGCAGCGCCGCCCGCGCGATCCGCGCCGGCGAGGCCCAGCTGATGATCGCCGGCGGCGTCGAGAGCATGAGCCGCGCCCCCTTCGTGATGCCGAAGGCCGACAGCGCCTTCTCGCGCGCCAACGCAGTCTATGACACGACGATCGGCTGGCGCTTCATCAACAAGCTGATGAAGGAACAGTACGGCGTCGACTCGATGCCGGAGACCGCCGAGAACGTCGCCGCCGACTTCAAGATCGAGCGCGCAGCCCAGGACCGCATGGCCCTGGCCAGCCAGCTGAAGGCGGTGGCCGCGCAGCAGGCCGGCTTCTTCGACGCCGAGATCACGCCGGTGACGATCGCCCAGAAGAAGGGCGAGGCTATCGTGGTCGCGAAGGACGAGCACCCGCGCGAAACCAGCCTGGAAGCGCTGGCCCGGCTGAAGGGTGTCGTCAGGCCGGACGGCTCGGTCACCGCCGGCAATGCCTCCGGCGTCAACGACGGCGCCTGCGCGCTGATCCTGGCCGGCGAGGCCGCGGCCGCGCGCCATGGCCTGACGCCGCGCGCCCGCGTGGTCGGCATGGCCACCGCCGGCGTCGCGCCGCGCATCATGGGCATCGGCCCGGCCCCCGCCACCCGCAAGGTGCTGGCCCAGACCGGACTGACGCTGGCGCAGATGGACGTGATCGAGCTCAACGAGGCCTTCGCGGCCCAGGGCCTGGCGGTGCTGCGCGAGCTCGGACTGGCCGACGACGATGCCCGCGTCAATCCGAACGGCGGCGCGATCGCGCTGGGCCATCCGCTGGGCGCCAGCGGCGCGCGCCTGGTCACGACGGCCGTCAATCAGCTACACCGCAGCGGCGGCCGCTATGCGCTGTGCACCATGTGTATCGGCGTGGGCCAGGGCATTGCGCTGATCGTCGAACGGGTCTGAGGCCAGCCAGGCCGCTATTGCACCACAACGGTGCAATAGCGGCCTGGCCTATGACAAAAACTCAGTGTTCACTGAGTTTTTGTCATCGTAAAGCCGGCGTAAAGGCGATCGAGTCTGGGCGATGCGTGGGATACTGGATCCAGACTAATGACGCATAGCGCACATATACAGCACGAATCCAAGGCACAGGTTCGTAAGTGGTACTACGTACCGCGCAAATTCGTACCAAAGCCGCTCTGAATAGCCAGTTTTCGCCCACCCACGCATCGCACACCCGCCTGCTCCAGGCCGTGGGGGCTGCTGTACTCAGAATGCACCACCAAGGTGCACAAATGTGCGCATATCGCTCAAATAGGGTGAATTTGCTTGGACAGCGCGTTTTGCGCTCCCTATAGTCAGTGTTTTCCCGGCTTGCGCCCTGCATATTTGGGCGCCTAACGCACCAATACGCCATGTCTGCAGCCCGCGCACTCGATGACCTGGCCGCCCTTGCGGCCCCGCTTCCCACCTCCGCCTCCACCGGCAGCGAAAGCACCGGCCCGCTAAAACGCGACCTGGTCGCCGGCCTGGAAAAGGGCCTGGCGGTGATCGAGGCCTTCGACCAGGAACGTCCGCGCCTGACCATCTCCGAGGTCGCGGCCCGCACCGGCCTGACCCGCGCCGCCGCGCGCCGCTACCTGCTGACCCTGACCCACCTGGGCTTTGTCTCGCAGGACCGCAAGATGTTCGCGCTGACGCCCAAGGTGCTGCGCCTGGGCCAGAGCTATATGCATTCGGCCCGCCTGCCGCGCATCGTCGAGCCCGAGCTGCACAAGCTGGCATATGCGCTGAAGGAAGCCAGCTCCGCCGGCGTGCTGGACGGCAACGATGTGATCTGCATCGCCGCCACCAGCGCCGGCCGCGTGGTCTCCCCGACCCTGCAGCCCGGCACCCGCGTGCCGGCCCATTGCTCAGGCAATGGCCGCGTGCTGCTGTCGGCCCTGCCGCAGGCCGATGTCGACGCCTGGATCGCGCGCCAGGAACTGACGCCGCTGACCCCGCATACCGTCACCCATCCCGAGCGCCTGCGCATCGAGATCGCCCGCGCCCGCGCCCTTGGCTACGCCTGCATCGACCAGGAGCTGGAGCTGGGCCTGCGCACCGTGGCCGTGCCGCTGAAGAACTACCGCGGCGACATCGTCGCGGCGATGAACATCAGCGTGCATGCCTCGCGCATGAGCATGGACCAGCTGGTCGAGCATTGCCTGCCGCCGCTGCTGCAGGCCCAGGCGCATCTGCGCATGCTGCTCTGAAGCTGTAAGACCTTGCGGTGCCCACCGCCCTGAGGCGGTGGCAAGCTGGCCCCCTTGCGCCGATGCAAGGGAGGACGGATGCAACGTACACAGGTCGCCATCATTGGCGCCGGCCCCGCGGGACTGCTGCTGGGGGCCCTGCTGCACAAGGCGGGCATTGCCAACCAGGTGCTGGAGCTGCACAGCAGCGACGAGGTGCTGGCCCGCATGCGCGCCGGCATCCTGGAGCCCGGCACCGCCGCGCTGATCGACGAGCTGGGCCTGGGCGGCGCGATGCGCCGCGACGCGCTGATCCACGCGGGCATCGCGATCAGCTTCGGCGGCCAGCGCCACCGCCTCGATCTGCAGGGCCTGAGCGGCCAGTCGGTGCTGGTCTACGGCCAGAACGAGCTGACCCGCGACCTGATGAGCGCGCGCGCTGCGGCCGGGCTGCCGACCCATTTCCAGACCGAGCAGCTGAGCCTGCACGACTTCGACGGCGAACGCCCCTATCTGCGCTACCAGCGCCTCGGCCAGTCGCACGAGCTGGCCTGCGACTTCATCGCCGGCTGCGATGGCTTCCACGGCATCGCCCGTGCCAGCGTGCCGACGCGCGCCTACCGCTGCTTCGAGCGCGGCTATCCCTTCGGCTGGCTGGGCGTGCTGGCCGACGCCACGCCGCCGCACGAGGAGCTGGTCTATGCCCAGCATGAGCGCGGCTTCGCGCTGTGCAGCATGCGCGGCCGCTCGCGCGTGCGCTGCTATCTGCAATGCAGCCTGAGCGACAAGGTCGAGCAATGGAGCGACGGCCGATTCTGGGACGAGCTGCATGCGCGCCTGGACCCGGCCACCGCCGCGGCGCTGCGCCCGGCGCCCTCGCTGGAGAAGAGCATCATGCCGCTGCGCAGCTATGTGGCCGAGCCGCTGCGCTTCGGCCGCCTGTTCCTGGCCGGCGACGCCGGCCATCTGGTGCCGCCGACCGGCGCCAAGGGCATGAATCTGGCGGCCGCCGATGCGCGCGATCTGGCGCAGGCCTTCATCGACCATTACCGCGGCCAGGGTGAGTCCGCGCTGGCGCGCTACTCGGAGCAGGCGCTGCGGCGCGTCTGGCGCGCCGAGCGCTTCTCATGGGGCATGACGCGGCTGCTGCATCACTTCCCCGACCACAACGGCTTCGACCAGCGGATCCAGCAGGCCGAGCTGGAGCATCTCTTCAGCTCGCGCGCGGCCCAGACCGTGCTGGCCGAGGGCTACGTCGGTCAATCCTTGAACTGAATCCTCTTCACCCAGCGGAGCCCGAGGATCCGGCTCTACCGGGCCTGCGGGCGCGCCCCTTGAGGGGGCGCGCGCAGCGCGTAGGGGGTGGGTCAAGGATGCGCCGCCATCACCTGCGCCACGGCGGCGGTCAGGCGCTTGCCATAGGGCACATGCAGGAACTCGTTCGGGCCATGGGCATTGCTCTTCGGACCCAGCACGCCGCAGACCATCATCTGCGCCTGCGGGAAGCCCTTCTGCAGCATGCTCATCAGCGGGATCGTGCCGCCCTGGCCGATGAAGCCGACCGGCGCGCCGAACTGGGCCTGGCTGGCCTCGTTCAGCGCGGTGCTCAACCAGGGGCTCAGCTCCGGCGTGTTCCAGCCGGTCGCGCCATAGGCGCCGGCGCGGCCGTCCGGCACGAAGGTGACCTTGGCGTTGTAGGGCGCGTTGTCCTCCAGCAGCGCCTTCAGCCGCAGCGCGGCCTCGTTGCCATCCACCAGCGGCGGCAGGCGCAGCGAGAGCTTGAAGGCGGTGAAGGGGCGCAGCACATTGCCGGCGCTCTTCAGCTCCGGGAAGCCGTCGACGCCGGTGATCGACAGGGTCGGTCGCCAGGTGCGGTTCAGCAGCGCCTCGACCGGATCCTGCGTCACCGGCAGCACATTGCCGCCATCGGCGCCGCAGGCCCAGGGGTAGCGCTTCCAGACCTCGTCCTTCAGGATCTCGGCGGTGGCGCGCGCCTGGTCGACGCGGTTGCCCGGGATCTCGCAATGGAAGCTGTCGGGCAGCAGGCGCCCGGTCTTGGAATCCTCCAGCCGGTCCAGCACCTGACGCAGGATGCGGAAGCTCGAGGGCACCAGGCCCGAGGCGTCGCCCGAGTGGATGCCCTCGGTCAGCACCTCGACCTTCAGCACGCCCGAGACCATGCCGCGCAGCGAGGTGGTCAGCCACAGCTGCTCGTAGTTGCCGGCGCCCGAATCCAGGCAGACCACCAGCGAGACCTTGCCCAGCCGCTCATTCAGCACGTCGATATAGGCCGGCAGATCGTAGGAGCCGCTTTCCTCGCAGGTCTCGATGATGCCGACGCAGCGCGGGCGCGGGATGCCCTGGCGGTCCAGCGCCATGATCGCGGTCAGCGAGGCGTAGACCGCATAGCCGTCGTCGGCGCCGCCGCGGCCGTAAAGCAGGCCGTTCTCGTACTTGGGCGTCCAGGGACCGAGGTCGCTGCGCCAGCCGTTGAACTCGGGCTGCTTGTCCAGGTGGCCGTAGACCACGATGGTGTCGTCCGACCCGGCCTTGGTGGCCGGCACCTCGAAGAAGATCACCGGCGTGCGACCCTCGATGCGCACCACCTCGAGCTTCAGGCCCGC
This genomic stretch from Roseateles sp. DAIF2 harbors:
- a CDS encoding HD-GYP domain-containing protein, translated to MKDRTADPLIDVGQLKVGMFIHLDLGWMSHPFPLSSFKLSSEDQLLVLRRLGLKQVRWSPGRSDLQLDAAPLPGAPAAEVIEVPTALTPEQLAREAHKRALAAQREALALCERQYGEAASAFRELMDLLPREPVNSRDQSIALTSALLDKMLIEGDLNIRLLNEGAGDRSTAHALNVSIISLLLGRAFGLGRDEMMDLGVGALLHDIGKTELPARVRNRDDSFTMAETQLYQQHVQKGVALAQGMGLAPGPLLVIAQHHENADGSGFPQRINVDRMSAASRIVALVNRFDGLCNPLLASKAMTPHEALSLMFAQGRNRFDATMLNAFIRMMGVYPPGSAVQLTDDRYALVVAVNSSRPLKPKVMVHDTKVPRDEALILNLEEHPDLGIRRSLKPNLLPRASLDYLSPRTRVAYFFESAAAPLGEMAA
- a CDS encoding 3-oxoacid CoA-transferase subunit A, producing the protein MIDKQLDSPAAALRDVPDGATVMIGGFGTAGLPDELIRALLNQGARELVVVNNNAGNGDTGLAALLAAGRVRKIICSFPRQADSHHFDALYRSGRIELELVPQGNLAERIRAAGAGIGAFFTPTGYGTALAEGKETRIIDGRGQVLEYPIHADFALIKAECGDRWGNLSYRMTARNFGPIMAMAAKTTVASVHELLPLGGLDPEQIVTPGIFVQRLVKIERRTTSGGGFFSNKPGA
- a CDS encoding 3-oxoacid CoA-transferase subunit B; this translates as MSSTTTHGRWTREQMAARVARDIPEGAVVNLGIGLPTLVAAQIPAGREVILHSENGVLGMGPPPPAGQEDYDLINAGKQPVTLRPGAAFFHHADSFAMMRGGHLDICVLGAFQVSVRGDLANWHTGAPDAIPAVGGAMDLAIGAKQTFVMMELLGKDGSSKIVADCSYPLTAPRCVGRIYTDLAVFEITPAGLRVLDRVDGLDLAALERLTGQSLLAAHD
- the pcaF gene encoding 3-oxoadipyl-CoA thiolase, giving the protein MSQAFICDALRTPFGRYGGALSSVRADDLGAIPLRALMARHTKVDWEAVDDVLYGCANQAGEDNRNVARMAALLAGLPIAVPGATLNRLCGSGMDAIGSAARAIRAGEAQLMIAGGVESMSRAPFVMPKADSAFSRANAVYDTTIGWRFINKLMKEQYGVDSMPETAENVAADFKIERAAQDRMALASQLKAVAAQQAGFFDAEITPVTIAQKKGEAIVVAKDEHPRETSLEALARLKGVVRPDGSVTAGNASGVNDGACALILAGEAAAARHGLTPRARVVGMATAGVAPRIMGIGPAPATRKVLAQTGLTLAQMDVIELNEAFAAQGLAVLRELGLADDDARVNPNGGAIALGHPLGASGARLVTTAVNQLHRSGGRYALCTMCIGVGQGIALIVERV
- a CDS encoding IclR family transcriptional regulator C-terminal domain-containing protein, which codes for MSAARALDDLAALAAPLPTSASTGSESTGPLKRDLVAGLEKGLAVIEAFDQERPRLTISEVAARTGLTRAAARRYLLTLTHLGFVSQDRKMFALTPKVLRLGQSYMHSARLPRIVEPELHKLAYALKEASSAGVLDGNDVICIAATSAGRVVSPTLQPGTRVPAHCSGNGRVLLSALPQADVDAWIARQELTPLTPHTVTHPERLRIEIARARALGYACIDQELELGLRTVAVPLKNYRGDIVAAMNISVHASRMSMDQLVEHCLPPLLQAQAHLRMLL
- the pobA gene encoding 4-hydroxybenzoate 3-monooxygenase gives rise to the protein MQRTQVAIIGAGPAGLLLGALLHKAGIANQVLELHSSDEVLARMRAGILEPGTAALIDELGLGGAMRRDALIHAGIAISFGGQRHRLDLQGLSGQSVLVYGQNELTRDLMSARAAAGLPTHFQTEQLSLHDFDGERPYLRYQRLGQSHELACDFIAGCDGFHGIARASVPTRAYRCFERGYPFGWLGVLADATPPHEELVYAQHERGFALCSMRGRSRVRCYLQCSLSDKVEQWSDGRFWDELHARLDPATAAALRPAPSLEKSIMPLRSYVAEPLRFGRLFLAGDAGHLVPPTGAKGMNLAAADARDLAQAFIDHYRGQGESALARYSEQALRRVWRAERFSWGMTRLLHHFPDHNGFDQRIQQAELEHLFSSRAAQTVLAEGYVGQSLN
- a CDS encoding M20 family metallopeptidase produces the protein MNARDPALPLQPDEATALGQYAARVWDEEIVPALTDYIAIPAKSPMFDADWAKNGHIEKVLRDAASWVESKKVAGLKLEVVRIEGRTPVIFFEVPATKAGSDDTIVVYGHLDKQPEFNGWRSDLGPWTPKYENGLLYGRGGADDGYAVYASLTAIMALDRQGIPRPRCVGIIETCEESGSYDLPAYIDVLNERLGKVSLVVCLDSGAGNYEQLWLTTSLRGMVSGVLKVEVLTEGIHSGDASGLVPSSFRILRQVLDRLEDSKTGRLLPDSFHCEIPGNRVDQARATAEILKDEVWKRYPWACGADGGNVLPVTQDPVEALLNRTWRPTLSITGVDGFPELKSAGNVLRPFTAFKLSLRLPPLVDGNEAALRLKALLEDNAPYNAKVTFVPDGRAGAYGATGWNTPELSPWLSTALNEASQAQFGAPVGFIGQGGTIPLMSMLQKGFPQAQMMVCGVLGPKSNAHGPNEFLHVPYGKRLTAAVAQVMAAHP